The Hyphomicrobium sp. MC1 genome window below encodes:
- the npdG gene encoding NADPH-dependent F420 reductase, protein MANTMKPTIGIIGGTGDLGSGLAKVWAAAGYKVIVGSRSKDKAEASAAEIGHGVTGLSNGEAAATATIIVLTIPFSNHASTIAEIKDAAQGKIVIDATVPLVPPKVSTVQLPVDGSAAQISQRLFGDGVRVVSAFHNVGAKKLHSGGRADCDVLVFSDDKNARSTVVELAGVVARRGVAGGALANSAAAEAMTSVLIWINRQYKVPSAGIGITGLEANEAV, encoded by the coding sequence ATGGCAAATACGATGAAGCCAACCATAGGAATCATAGGGGGCACAGGCGATCTGGGATCGGGCTTGGCTAAGGTCTGGGCCGCCGCCGGTTACAAAGTGATTGTCGGTTCGCGCTCAAAAGACAAGGCAGAAGCCTCTGCTGCCGAGATTGGTCATGGCGTTACTGGGTTGTCGAATGGAGAGGCCGCAGCCACAGCGACAATCATCGTGCTAACGATTCCGTTCAGCAATCATGCTTCGACTATTGCCGAGATCAAGGATGCGGCGCAGGGCAAGATCGTCATTGATGCCACTGTGCCGCTCGTGCCGCCAAAAGTGTCGACCGTACAGCTCCCGGTAGACGGCTCGGCCGCGCAGATATCGCAACGGCTTTTCGGTGACGGAGTGAGGGTCGTTTCGGCATTTCATAATGTGGGCGCCAAGAAGCTTCACTCTGGCGGTCGCGCTGATTGCGATGTGCTTGTCTTCAGCGATGATAAGAACGCACGCAGCACGGTCGTTGAACTGGCTGGTGTGGTGGCGCGTCGTGGCGTTGCCGGCGGCGCGTTGGCGAATTCCGCCGCCGCTGAGGCAATGACGTCCGTCCTTATCTGGATCAACCGGCAATATAAGGTTCCGAGCGCCGGCATTGGTATTACCGGGCTGGAAGCCAACGAGGCGGTATAG
- a CDS encoding GMC family oxidoreductase, whose amino-acid sequence MSSTILAGEYDFIVCGGGASGAVVAARLAERPEIRVLLLEAGGDERIPEIDDAKIWMRNIGGERDWSFKSEPHPGLNGRRAPLPMGKVLGGGSSINGLVWARGHKNDFDQWAEETGDDGWSYNSVTKAYKEIEDWHGPNGSGMRGKGGPVYITLPDDPIPVAPALVDAAHALGIPRTDDLNAETMESDGGCGIANITVKDGIRISTASAYLRPRMHQPNLTVILGAEVERVLFTGRRATGVAFTCHGKQLIAHATCEIILSLGAINTPKVLMLSGIGDEAELARHGIPLKQHLPGVGRNLQDHILVAGCVWAYSKPEPPRNNSAEFTFFCKSDPSLKTPDLQPILEECGFGSEITRDQYNVPVDPSQAFTLAPGLVRPQSRGYIELTGPRASDPLRIHANLLSDPADMKALVRAVEICREIGNSAELKAFTEREIMPGPLKGAQLENFLRNAAGTYFHETCTAKMGRDPMAVVNGALQVYGVDGLRVADGSVMPAVTTGNTMAPCVMIGHRAADLLLASHSSG is encoded by the coding sequence ATGAGTTCAACTATCCTCGCGGGCGAATATGACTTCATCGTCTGCGGCGGTGGCGCATCCGGCGCGGTCGTTGCGGCGCGTTTGGCAGAACGTCCAGAAATTCGCGTTTTGCTGTTGGAGGCGGGTGGAGACGAACGCATTCCGGAAATCGACGATGCTAAAATCTGGATGCGCAACATCGGCGGCGAACGTGATTGGAGCTTTAAGTCCGAACCGCATCCTGGCCTCAACGGTAGACGGGCACCGTTGCCGATGGGCAAAGTTTTGGGCGGCGGATCGAGCATCAATGGATTGGTCTGGGCGCGCGGCCACAAGAACGATTTCGATCAATGGGCGGAAGAAACGGGTGACGACGGCTGGAGCTATAATTCGGTCACCAAGGCTTACAAAGAGATCGAGGACTGGCACGGCCCAAACGGCTCGGGAATGCGCGGCAAGGGCGGTCCAGTTTACATTACGCTTCCTGACGATCCGATTCCTGTTGCGCCCGCGCTGGTCGATGCTGCCCACGCCTTAGGCATTCCGCGCACCGACGATCTCAACGCGGAGACGATGGAAAGCGACGGCGGCTGCGGTATCGCCAATATCACGGTGAAAGACGGCATTCGAATCTCGACGGCGAGCGCCTATCTCCGGCCCCGTATGCACCAGCCGAACCTCACTGTCATTCTCGGCGCTGAAGTCGAGCGTGTGCTTTTCACCGGCCGGCGCGCGACTGGCGTTGCGTTCACCTGTCATGGCAAGCAGCTGATCGCCCACGCAACGTGCGAAATCATCTTGTCGCTCGGAGCAATCAACACGCCGAAGGTTCTGATGCTTTCAGGCATAGGCGACGAGGCTGAGCTTGCGCGGCATGGTATCCCGTTGAAGCAGCATCTGCCGGGCGTCGGCCGCAATCTGCAGGATCATATCCTCGTTGCAGGCTGTGTTTGGGCGTATTCAAAACCTGAGCCACCGCGCAACAACTCGGCAGAATTCACATTTTTTTGCAAAAGTGATCCCTCGCTCAAGACGCCGGACCTTCAGCCCATTCTCGAAGAGTGCGGCTTCGGATCCGAAATCACGCGCGACCAATACAACGTGCCGGTCGATCCCTCGCAGGCGTTTACGCTGGCACCAGGGCTCGTGCGCCCACAAAGCCGCGGCTACATCGAGCTGACAGGGCCGCGTGCGTCCGATCCACTTCGCATCCATGCCAATCTGCTCAGCGATCCGGCAGATATGAAGGCCCTCGTTCGCGCCGTCGAGATCTGCCGCGAAATCGGCAATTCGGCGGAGCTTAAGGCGTTCACTGAGCGGGAGATCATGCCCGGCCCCCTCAAGGGCGCCCAGCTCGAGAACTTCCTGCGTAACGCTGCCGGCACGTATTTTCATGAGACGTGCACCGCAAAGATGGGACGCGATCCGATGGCGGTCGTGAACGGGGCGCTGCAGGTTTATGGTGTCGATGGTCTGCGCGTGGCTGATGGTTCTGTCATGCCCGCGGTCACGACAGGCAACACGATGGCGCCCTGCGTGATGATCGGTCATCGAGCTGCCGACCTGCTTCTCGCTAGCCATTCGAGCGGCTAA
- the cofE gene encoding coenzyme F420-0:L-glutamate ligase — MQTAPVTLFALRGVPLIEPGDDLAAILAAAVRDNGVGLQDSDILVVAQKIVSKAEGRYVDLEAVVPSEEAKALAQRSGKDPRHVETILSESDDIVKVGPHLIIAAHKLGFVMANAGIDESNISHGEGAGRLLLLPCDPDGSAASIKAALDADFDVAIGVIINDSFGRPWRNGVVGIAIGSAGVPSLVDLVGSSDLFGRELRVTEVAIADELASAASLLMGQAGAGLPAVIVRGFQASAPERSASVLVRDKERDLFR; from the coding sequence ATGCAAACCGCGCCCGTCACATTGTTTGCTTTGCGAGGAGTTCCGTTGATCGAGCCAGGCGACGATCTGGCTGCGATCCTCGCGGCGGCGGTTCGAGATAACGGTGTCGGTCTGCAAGACAGCGATATTCTGGTTGTCGCGCAAAAGATCGTATCGAAGGCCGAAGGCCGCTATGTCGATCTCGAAGCCGTCGTGCCGTCGGAAGAAGCCAAAGCTCTGGCGCAACGAAGTGGCAAAGATCCTCGGCACGTCGAAACAATTCTCAGTGAATCCGACGATATCGTCAAAGTCGGGCCCCACCTCATTATTGCCGCCCACAAGCTCGGTTTCGTGATGGCCAATGCCGGCATCGACGAGTCGAACATCTCCCATGGCGAGGGAGCAGGCCGATTGCTTCTCCTGCCTTGCGATCCCGACGGCAGCGCAGCATCCATCAAAGCGGCACTCGATGCGGATTTCGACGTGGCGATCGGCGTCATCATTAACGACAGTTTCGGTCGGCCGTGGCGCAATGGCGTCGTGGGGATAGCCATCGGCAGCGCAGGAGTTCCATCACTGGTCGATCTTGTTGGCAGCTCTGATCTCTTTGGTCGCGAGTTGCGGGTGACGGAAGTTGCCATTGCCGACGAACTTGCGTCGGCAGCTTCGCTTTTGATGGGGCAGGCGGGGGCGGGGTTGCCTGCCGTGATTGTTCGCGGCTTTCAAGCGAGCGCACCTGAGCGCTCGGCGTCGGTGCTCGTTCGCGACAAGGAGAGGGATCTCTTTCGATGA